In Pigmentibacter ruber, a genomic segment contains:
- a CDS encoding OB-fold protein, which translates to MKLIKSLIKLSLFGFIFILIIGFLVSKKSKNNESLTRQENIVPQSNIKKDSNTTQTNENTEITVSSSQLSKEYDENTIAADEKYKDKRFKITGKVVSINTDFSDTPYLVLSSGNDFFTSPQFSFESEHKSELSKVKKGMKITLSCIGAGDIVKTPMNKECFIVKK; encoded by the coding sequence ATGAAATTGATAAAATCTTTAATTAAATTGTCACTTTTTGGATTCATCTTTATATTAATAATTGGGTTCTTAGTTTCAAAAAAATCTAAAAATAATGAATCATTAACTAGACAAGAAAACATTGTGCCGCAATCTAATATTAAAAAAGATTCTAATACTACACAGACGAACGAGAATACAGAAATTACTGTAAGTTCAAGTCAATTATCAAAAGAATATGATGAAAATACTATTGCAGCTGATGAAAAATACAAAGACAAAAGGTTTAAAATAACCGGTAAGGTTGTCAGTATAAATACTGACTTTTCAGATACTCCCTATCTTGTGCTCTCATCAGGAAATGACTTTTTTACATCTCCTCAATTTTCTTTCGAATCAGAACATAAATCAGAACTGTCAAAAGTGAAAAAAGGAATGAAAATCACATTAAGTTGTATTGGTGCGGGAGACATAGTTAAAACTCCTATGAATAAAGAATGTTTTATCGTGAAGAAATAA
- a CDS encoding ABC transporter substrate-binding protein — translation MLKFIIALILHLIFTFQVLAKNDLNLIIYDCNCVPFENNSPNNAKETVLTQILGTLLDIKDKTIYPKILKNAYFDYTNQEYVLEMKENIYFHNNRIATLDDLEFSLLRHHYATGGQIRKGFLGTVVGINKIAELNLKKYVRGIVVGIKQEIPNKLRIKLENPDPDFLYKFTNWRFSLVPMEELKDNLLDWKKYPVGVGPYKVLEPGFQNGHMRLLKYDQTLTEAADVLNIYTEVKKGVEYDISVIDIHPGFQSFYTKDPVLQLGLTFVNANELGNNLNFRKFIQAAINSKELEKLSKVYKSVNEDIFDLNHVNTTWGTRRFKLEYNPSLAKIYFNKIPKHLREKEWLGTVYSGSNEIIGDKVYFLEEIKKQLASYGFKIKYVIFNDQYLPKELAEKTAFDVGYYKVEPYNYLYRFARLLQSAQDKYPRPLYDAKLEELYDNALNAKSRDEKFILVNKLNNYVHEKAYWFPLVECGRGIYYNPNTIKAISKNENDLLFLKVDEVVMK, via the coding sequence ATGCTTAAATTTATAATTGCTCTTATTTTGCATCTTATATTTACTTTCCAAGTCTTAGCAAAGAATGATTTAAATTTAATAATTTATGATTGTAACTGTGTTCCATTTGAAAATAATTCTCCCAATAATGCAAAGGAAACCGTTCTAACACAAATATTAGGGACCCTATTAGACATTAAAGATAAAACAATATATCCAAAGATATTGAAAAATGCTTATTTTGATTATACAAATCAGGAATATGTTTTAGAAATGAAAGAAAATATTTATTTTCATAATAACCGTATAGCAACTCTAGATGATTTAGAATTTTCCTTATTAAGACATCACTACGCAACAGGTGGTCAAATAAGAAAAGGCTTTTTAGGAACAGTAGTGGGTATAAATAAAATAGCAGAACTAAATCTAAAAAAATATGTGAGAGGCATTGTTGTTGGTATTAAACAAGAAATTCCAAATAAGCTTAGAATCAAACTGGAAAACCCTGATCCTGATTTTTTATATAAATTTACAAATTGGCGTTTTTCACTCGTTCCTATGGAAGAATTAAAAGACAATTTACTAGATTGGAAGAAATATCCTGTAGGGGTAGGACCATACAAAGTTCTTGAGCCAGGATTTCAAAACGGTCACATGCGCTTACTAAAATATGATCAGACTTTAACTGAGGCTGCAGATGTATTAAATATATACACAGAAGTAAAAAAAGGAGTAGAATATGATATAAGTGTAATAGATATTCATCCTGGTTTTCAATCTTTTTATACAAAAGATCCTGTTTTACAACTAGGCTTAACTTTTGTGAATGCAAATGAATTGGGAAATAATTTAAATTTTAGAAAATTCATCCAGGCAGCTATAAATAGTAAAGAGCTAGAAAAATTATCTAAAGTTTATAAATCTGTTAATGAGGATATTTTTGATTTAAATCATGTTAACACTACTTGGGGTACAAGACGTTTCAAGTTAGAATATAACCCTAGTTTGGCAAAAATATATTTTAATAAAATACCTAAGCATTTAAGAGAAAAGGAATGGCTAGGAACAGTTTATTCGGGTAGTAATGAAATTATTGGGGATAAAGTTTATTTTTTAGAAGAAATAAAGAAACAACTTGCTAGCTATGGTTTTAAAATAAAATACGTCATTTTTAATGATCAGTATTTACCAAAAGAATTAGCAGAAAAAACAGCTTTTGATGTAGGGTATTATAAAGTTGAACCTTATAATTATTTATATAGATTTGCTAGATTGCTGCAAAGCGCTCAAGATAAATATCCAAGACCATTATATGATGCAAAATTAGAAGAATTATATGATAATGCCTTAAATGCAAAATCACGAGACGAGAAATTTATTTTAGTCAACAAACTAAATAATTATGTGCATGAAAAGGCCTATTGGTTTCCCCTTGTTGAATGTGGACGAGGTATTTATTATAACCCTAATACTATTAAAGCTATTAGTAAGAATGAAAATGATCTTTTATTTTTAAAAGTCGATGAAGTTGTTATGAAATAG
- a CDS encoding MFS transporter: MQKKILFTLALGTAISVSTIYLSQPLLAILRKHFQSSVSDIGLIITLTQIGYALGIFILVPLGDIINKKKLIQVKLLALISTLLLAGFSQNLIMFFFASMIIGLFATSAQDFVPLAADLAKEQERGKTIGFVMSGLLLGILLSRTFSGFVAEQASWQAVFFIISFFIFLIFILVTILVPHQSPKTNIKYYQLIHSMGKIFIKNSILPLSVISHGFLGIIFSSFWTVLTFYLSDLPFSLNSSHIGLFGLAGAAGAIAAPIAGRYADKIGPLLNIKIAILLIFFSFLLLFFNQNSLTILIIGVVTFDLGIQVSLISHQTIIYSLDSKARSRINSIFVTILFLFFSLGSYLGSILFHLFGWRGELILSLLCCVLSFGTHLILSEKYKKFKNEVK; the protein is encoded by the coding sequence ATGCAAAAAAAGATTTTGTTTACACTTGCTCTTGGTACTGCTATTAGTGTCTCAACAATTTACTTAAGTCAACCACTACTAGCCATATTACGCAAACATTTTCAATCTTCTGTGAGTGATATAGGACTAATTATCACTCTTACACAAATTGGATATGCATTAGGAATATTCATTTTAGTTCCTTTGGGAGACATTATAAACAAAAAAAAATTAATTCAAGTAAAACTTTTAGCATTAATATCGACATTGCTTCTTGCTGGTTTTTCGCAAAATCTAATTATGTTTTTCTTTGCTAGTATGATTATTGGCTTATTTGCTACTTCTGCACAAGATTTTGTTCCTTTAGCTGCAGATCTGGCAAAAGAACAAGAAAGAGGAAAAACAATTGGTTTTGTCATGAGTGGTCTTCTTCTCGGTATATTACTTTCAAGAACTTTTTCAGGATTTGTTGCTGAACAAGCGAGTTGGCAAGCTGTATTTTTTATCATATCATTCTTCATTTTTCTTATTTTTATTCTTGTTACTATCCTAGTTCCTCATCAGTCACCTAAGACAAATATAAAATATTATCAATTGATTCATTCCATGGGTAAAATCTTTATAAAAAATTCTATATTGCCATTAAGTGTTATTAGTCATGGATTTCTTGGTATTATTTTTAGTTCCTTTTGGACTGTTCTTACTTTTTATTTAAGTGATCTCCCTTTCAGTTTAAATTCTTCGCACATTGGATTATTTGGCTTGGCAGGAGCAGCAGGGGCAATTGCAGCTCCTATAGCTGGACGATATGCTGATAAAATAGGTCCTTTACTGAATATAAAAATTGCAATTCTTTTAATATTTTTTTCATTCCTTCTTTTATTTTTTAATCAAAACTCACTTACAATTTTGATTATAGGAGTTGTAACTTTTGATCTCGGGATCCAAGTATCTCTTATTTCACATCAAACGATAATATATTCATTAGACTCCAAAGCTCGTTCGCGTATTAATTCAATTTTTGTTACAATACTTTTCTTATTTTTTTCATTAGGTTCGTATTTAGGAAGTATCTTATTCCATCTTTTTGGTTGGAGAGGTGAATTAATTCTTTCGTTGCTTTGCTGTGTACTTAGTTTTGGAACACATCTTATTTTATCTGAAAAATATAAAAAATTTAAAAACGAAGTAAAGTAG
- a CDS encoding TcdA/TcdB pore-forming domain-containing protein, with translation MFFKQKTYLFLIFIFLLTSCSKSEEKTFFSKKNSQNFTLTLNKDLDNAEFFQELKNDFEKTRNFYTNPDGAIEHINLIQKEYLSATKSRKYDLIFSLLKKFPNDHAIEKNLKAKHDSLTELLNKLYLENSEILKKELHFIWLGGPLGEAQKEYLKIWAETNPDYKISLWYDSDYLYSYETNSLIKEAIHKFQSFQTDKKESIPKDHPLENKSIENIIQIQNKLHAYLRHRKIQKTPLSMDEERIKFLNENIYKSNTISNNKIIENKKTLQNDVDNLTKKYPNIEFKDLKLIKEKWQLKNPYFQEINLRSNLAAASDLARIELLNEFGGVYFDLDILPQLKVLEELYNEPLDESLKKFIKNNEKDISLTFYKELVKNKIYNMSNRDKIARKEDLFSRIDNHVDINLEQKELLKNLLEEKISKVIRGRNSSEIFTSLGNINIRQGEFKTAIKSNCVIASHQSIRESDLIYQVISAVKENYKNINSYPENNPGNFYEKNPHFIQNTNKNETMRRMNNLDSYKFYRFDSIVAGNRVTISVSGPSVFRKIISNAVETEFLNSPHYINLLDNTFYFSQSNKYFSMFTQEDFISSWALKEKDNSNLISKNIILKIGNDSNTKKVANYIFESTKDELDTAIIVDDFQNNISKEEILSAKLTIVGHATQDANEIKIGDLSAHDLAEKINKFYIHNKINKISIIDFVTCNPTNDKNNTKMIENYVKGVMKNLTNNNIQIDIASARKKHIKVKSDGTELTNVKHNLYKNSETKDKIYIIQKNNEFLEIDSENIYLTKKSKATQFVEVIRNILASKSNVLGEFEQTISELRTADTILLEKEKITSTIKKIQTANSLEKDFIPILTKLENDSSKIDFIHSKTGEYKAAHLFEREDITNLLELKNKTNLELSKIASVKLNVNENGLIEAHGLGLTPMFMTQALLSYFRTDSDNFLSEDETLNNALKFHSILNDTQIALNVLETSVQIKDILKNIVTSGSLEQSSPFILKFASTNIQKIGMGANIIFNLGSIGLDAFELAKAKTGYEKIIFGTQLAFDLGGFSLGALQLGTSALAATEIGSTLGFATASSVIGYLGVPFTGLAIGFNGLAHTAAQAQGESVDMAHYFLKYERDHEKSGEIHPENKNIISLAQHNFTRKNNKLHADSNTALIQSIDLIERNKLKLTFDSHYMYKTKGKYGRRPKHYSIFDSQPAADIDRKCNYRSCEYNFNKENSFSVLEALSLEKNKVIDLRNETAIVLPAMPKKNISYGYSYTIGIFSRNDAELKTVRKMEEHPNSGFLFEFMADLFEYAIRGLDFVTEKYNIEVKLGRQNRTLISPELEEQNLGHISYTFESLAGGTHTLFLSKDIQNYQFKVSEHVNWFIHAATIQTNEIKITRREKNIFINIGNAQLFFDNNPKSLVIKLANGNSYAIIDDKKYLVSIDGESFRNNTDKLKEYILNEKRSGTLVKNYKYVEKFISNTKGVWVNTENYEIISPKFPSGIEDHSVDLVTEIDNEIFFYVPSKLQLFSFNKTDKKLTALLQAVKKVEVKGKGILIELNTSILNYFSRFKLFLKNSKNINVYSLSLYGRYPEFKNYSEWHQYIKERVDYDEGFYLFGQETHFKLNDIFTINSRSWMIPELKSITYLNNDELNSSIDRNLIKFKKVNDNNIFLFSVNKFSKYEIYKQEGELSNPSKVDITDITDIQFADDEILVHTKDGLIFQLDENFNPILYGFDYNWLENRTNLNLGGEIEKHLNALISKYKLKNELYLFNLNGNNYLYNQKFKFVYKNDVSKSLLGFSDSKLFFSDKIHKIYSSSFNNSLAKNFFIKKDIEHSKYYLENNLDINLYEVRNQEINLNFLYTN, from the coding sequence ATGTTTTTTAAACAAAAAACTTACCTTTTCCTAATTTTTATTTTCCTTTTAACCAGTTGCTCCAAGTCAGAAGAAAAAACTTTCTTTAGCAAAAAAAATTCGCAGAATTTCACTTTAACATTAAACAAAGATTTAGATAATGCAGAATTTTTTCAAGAACTAAAAAATGACTTTGAAAAAACCAGAAATTTTTATACAAATCCTGATGGAGCTATTGAACATATTAACCTAATTCAAAAAGAGTATTTGTCTGCAACAAAAAGTAGAAAATATGATTTAATATTTTCGTTGCTAAAAAAATTTCCAAATGATCACGCAATAGAAAAAAATTTAAAAGCAAAACACGATTCCCTGACTGAACTTTTAAATAAACTATATTTAGAAAATTCAGAAATTTTAAAAAAAGAATTACATTTTATATGGCTTGGTGGACCATTAGGTGAAGCGCAAAAAGAATATCTAAAAATTTGGGCTGAAACAAACCCAGACTACAAAATATCACTTTGGTATGATTCAGATTACCTCTACAGCTATGAGACAAATAGTTTAATTAAAGAAGCTATTCATAAATTTCAATCATTTCAAACAGATAAAAAAGAATCTATTCCAAAAGATCATCCACTTGAAAATAAATCGATAGAAAATATTATTCAAATACAAAATAAATTACATGCATATTTAAGACATAGAAAGATACAAAAGACCCCCTTGTCAATGGATGAAGAGAGAATTAAATTCTTAAATGAAAATATATATAAATCTAATACAATTAGTAATAATAAAATAATAGAAAATAAAAAAACATTACAAAATGATGTTGATAATTTAACAAAAAAATATCCAAACATTGAATTTAAAGATTTAAAATTAATAAAAGAAAAGTGGCAATTAAAAAATCCTTATTTTCAAGAAATTAATTTAAGATCAAATTTAGCTGCAGCAAGTGATCTTGCGCGCATTGAGTTATTAAACGAGTTTGGAGGAGTGTATTTTGACTTAGATATACTCCCCCAATTAAAAGTTTTAGAAGAACTTTATAACGAACCATTGGATGAAAGTTTAAAAAAATTTATCAAGAACAATGAAAAAGATATATCATTAACTTTTTACAAAGAACTTGTAAAAAATAAAATATATAATATGAGCAATAGAGATAAAATTGCAAGAAAGGAAGACCTTTTTTCGCGAATTGATAATCATGTTGATATCAATTTAGAACAAAAAGAATTGTTGAAAAATTTGCTTGAAGAAAAAATAAGTAAAGTTATAAGAGGACGAAATAGTTCTGAAATTTTTACAAGTCTTGGAAATATCAATATTAGACAAGGTGAATTCAAAACAGCAATAAAAAGTAATTGCGTTATAGCTTCACATCAAAGTATAAGAGAATCTGACTTAATTTATCAAGTTATTTCTGCTGTAAAAGAAAATTATAAAAATATAAATTCTTATCCAGAAAATAATCCAGGAAATTTCTATGAAAAAAACCCACATTTCATACAAAATACAAACAAAAACGAGACAATGCGAAGAATGAATAACTTAGATTCTTATAAATTCTACCGATTTGATTCTATTGTAGCAGGAAATAGAGTCACTATTTCAGTGAGTGGTCCTTCAGTATTTCGCAAAATAATTTCTAACGCAGTTGAAACAGAATTTTTAAATTCCCCCCATTATATAAATTTACTTGACAATACCTTTTACTTTTCACAAAGTAATAAATATTTTAGTATGTTTACTCAAGAAGATTTTATATCCTCTTGGGCTTTAAAAGAAAAAGACAACAGTAATTTAATTTCAAAAAATATTATACTAAAAATTGGTAATGATAGTAATACTAAAAAAGTTGCAAATTATATTTTTGAAAGCACCAAAGATGAATTAGATACAGCAATTATTGTTGATGACTTTCAAAACAATATTTCTAAAGAAGAAATTCTTTCAGCAAAACTTACTATTGTAGGACATGCAACACAAGACGCTAATGAAATTAAAATTGGAGATCTATCAGCTCATGATTTAGCAGAAAAAATAAATAAATTCTATATACATAACAAAATTAATAAAATAAGTATTATAGATTTTGTTACTTGTAATCCAACAAATGATAAAAACAATACTAAAATGATAGAAAATTATGTAAAAGGTGTTATGAAAAATTTAACTAATAATAACATCCAAATTGATATTGCATCTGCAAGAAAAAAACACATAAAAGTCAAGAGTGATGGAACTGAACTAACTAATGTTAAACATAATCTTTATAAAAACTCTGAAACAAAAGATAAAATATATATCATTCAGAAAAACAATGAATTTCTTGAAATAGATTCAGAAAATATCTACTTAACAAAAAAATCTAAGGCAACTCAGTTTGTTGAAGTAATTAGAAATATTTTAGCAAGTAAGTCAAATGTGCTTGGCGAGTTTGAACAGACAATAAGCGAACTCAGGACTGCAGATACAATTTTGCTGGAAAAAGAAAAAATAACAAGTACTATCAAAAAAATTCAAACTGCAAATTCTTTAGAAAAGGATTTCATACCAATTCTGACAAAACTAGAAAATGATAGCTCAAAAATTGATTTTATTCATAGCAAAACAGGTGAGTATAAAGCAGCGCATCTTTTTGAAAGAGAAGATATAACGAATTTACTGGAATTAAAAAATAAGACAAATTTAGAGCTAAGTAAAATAGCTTCCGTAAAATTAAATGTAAATGAAAATGGCTTAATTGAAGCGCATGGTTTAGGACTCACTCCTATGTTTATGACACAAGCTTTATTAAGTTACTTTCGCACCGATTCTGATAATTTTTTAAGTGAAGACGAAACTTTAAATAATGCTCTTAAATTTCATTCAATCCTAAATGATACTCAAATTGCATTAAATGTCTTAGAAACAAGTGTGCAAATCAAGGATATATTAAAAAATATTGTTACTTCTGGTTCACTGGAGCAATCATCACCATTTATTTTAAAATTCGCTTCAACAAATATCCAAAAAATAGGGATGGGTGCAAATATCATTTTTAATTTAGGAAGTATCGGTCTTGATGCGTTTGAACTTGCAAAAGCTAAAACAGGATATGAAAAAATAATCTTTGGTACCCAACTTGCATTTGATTTAGGTGGATTTTCTTTAGGAGCGCTGCAATTAGGAACATCTGCTTTAGCAGCAACAGAAATTGGTTCTACACTTGGTTTTGCAACTGCATCTTCTGTAATTGGTTATTTAGGAGTTCCTTTTACAGGTTTGGCAATAGGATTTAATGGTTTAGCACATACTGCTGCACAAGCTCAAGGCGAAAGTGTGGATATGGCTCATTATTTTTTAAAATATGAAAGAGATCATGAAAAATCCGGTGAAATTCATCCTGAGAATAAAAATATTATTTCTTTAGCTCAACACAATTTTACAAGAAAAAATAACAAACTTCATGCCGATTCAAATACCGCATTAATTCAATCTATAGATTTAATAGAAAGAAACAAATTAAAATTAACATTTGATAGTCATTACATGTATAAAACAAAAGGAAAATATGGACGAAGACCTAAACACTACAGCATTTTTGATTCACAACCCGCAGCTGATATTGACAGAAAATGTAATTACAGGTCATGTGAATATAATTTCAATAAAGAAAATTCTTTTTCTGTCTTAGAAGCATTATCTTTAGAAAAAAATAAAGTAATTGATTTGAGAAACGAAACAGCAATCGTTCTTCCAGCTATGCCAAAAAAGAATATATCCTACGGTTACTCTTACACAATTGGAATTTTTTCCCGAAATGATGCTGAATTAAAAACTGTTAGAAAAATGGAAGAACATCCTAATTCAGGATTTCTTTTTGAATTTATGGCCGATTTATTTGAATATGCCATTCGTGGTTTAGATTTTGTAACGGAAAAATATAATATTGAAGTAAAATTAGGCAGGCAAAATCGCACTTTAATTAGTCCTGAACTTGAAGAACAAAATTTGGGGCATATCTCATATACTTTTGAATCCCTTGCTGGTGGTACCCATACTTTGTTCCTTTCCAAAGACATTCAAAACTACCAATTCAAAGTTTCAGAACATGTAAATTGGTTCATACATGCTGCAACAATTCAAACAAATGAAATTAAAATAACTCGAAGAGAAAAAAATATTTTTATAAATATTGGAAATGCTCAACTATTTTTTGATAATAATCCTAAAAGTTTAGTGATTAAATTAGCTAATGGAAATTCTTATGCTATTATTGATGATAAAAAATATCTTGTAAGTATAGATGGGGAATCATTTAGAAACAATACTGATAAACTGAAAGAATATATTCTAAATGAAAAAAGAAGCGGAACTTTAGTAAAAAATTATAAATATGTCGAAAAATTTATTTCAAACACAAAAGGTGTTTGGGTTAATACTGAAAATTATGAAATCATAAGCCCTAAATTTCCATCTGGAATTGAAGATCATAGTGTTGATTTAGTAACAGAAATAGACAATGAAATTTTCTTTTATGTACCAAGTAAGTTGCAACTATTTTCTTTCAATAAAACTGATAAAAAGTTAACTGCATTACTCCAAGCTGTAAAGAAAGTTGAAGTAAAAGGAAAAGGTATTCTCATTGAATTAAATACAAGTATACTGAATTACTTTTCTAGGTTTAAATTATTTCTTAAAAATTCCAAAAATATAAATGTTTATTCATTAAGTTTATATGGCAGATATCCTGAATTTAAAAATTACTCTGAATGGCATCAATATATTAAAGAAAGAGTTGATTACGACGAAGGCTTTTATTTATTTGGTCAAGAAACGCATTTTAAATTAAATGATATTTTTACTATAAACTCAAGATCATGGATGATACCAGAATTAAAATCTATCACATATCTAAATAATGATGAACTAAATAGTTCCATAGATAGAAATTTAATTAAATTCAAGAAAGTTAATGATAATAATATATTTTTATTCTCTGTAAATAAATTTTCTAAATATGAAATATATAAGCAAGAAGGCGAATTATCAAATCCTAGCAAAGTTGATATTACAGATATTACAGATATTCAATTTGCTGATGACGAAATATTAGTACATACAAAAGATGGATTAATCTTCCAACTTGACGAAAATTTTAATCCTATATTATACGGATTTGATTATAATTGGTTAGAAAATCGTACCAATCTAAATTTAGGTGGAGAAATAGAAAAACATCTAAATGCCCTAATAAGTAAATATAAATTAAAAAATGAATTATATTTATTTAATCTAAATGGAAATAATTACTTATATAATCAAAAATTTAAATTTGTTTATAAAAATGATGTTAGTAAATCTCTTTTAGGATTTAGTGATAGTAAATTATTTTTTAGTGATAAAATTCATAAAATATATTCTTCTTCTTTCAATAATTCACTTGCCAAAAATTTCTTTATTAAAAAAGATATAGAACATTCAAAATATTATTTAGAAAATAACTTAGATATAAATCTATATGAAGTAAGAAATCAAGAAATTAATTTAAATTTTCTGTATACAAATTAG
- a CDS encoding metallophosphoesterase, translating into MKIIQITDSHIKKHANALLYGVNVREQFEKVIKHLLTSKEEFDYFLLTGDIADDGSPEAYEYIAKHLAYFNKKVFYINGNHDDKETMLKTFSQFPNFEYLNTLDVANFTLVGIDSCLQGKDFGIINENELLRIKTILSKLSTVNRECVLVLHHHPVLVNTPLIDDCTLVNSEEFLNLVNKFSCIKLILSGHVHNDYKIRINTNCWFESSISTFIQFNKGGVYETEMNSDIFGYKIISFMENQYFSKIISLQ; encoded by the coding sequence ATGAAAATAATCCAAATTACAGACTCACATATAAAAAAACATGCTAATGCACTATTGTATGGAGTCAATGTCCGTGAACAATTTGAAAAAGTGATCAAACATCTTTTAACCTCAAAGGAAGAGTTTGATTACTTTTTACTTACAGGTGACATAGCTGATGATGGCTCGCCCGAAGCATACGAGTATATTGCTAAACATTTAGCATACTTTAATAAAAAAGTTTTTTATATAAATGGCAATCATGATGATAAAGAAACGATGCTGAAAACATTTTCTCAGTTTCCAAATTTTGAATATTTAAATACCTTAGATGTTGCAAATTTTACTTTGGTAGGTATAGATTCCTGCCTTCAAGGAAAAGACTTTGGTATTATTAATGAAAATGAACTTTTGCGAATTAAAACTATTTTGTCTAAATTATCTACTGTAAATAGAGAATGTGTTTTAGTATTACATCATCACCCAGTGCTGGTGAATACACCCCTTATTGATGATTGCACTTTAGTAAACTCTGAAGAATTCCTTAACCTAGTTAACAAATTTTCTTGTATAAAGTTAATTCTTTCTGGTCATGTTCATAATGATTATAAAATTCGTATAAATACAAATTGCTGGTTTGAATCATCTATTTCAACATTTATTCAATTCAACAAAGGTGGCGTTTACGAAACAGAAATGAATTCAGATATTTTTGGTTACAAAATAATTTCCTTTATGGAAAACCAATATTTTTCAAAAATAATTTCATTACAATAA
- a CDS encoding GIY-YIG nuclease family protein has protein sequence MNKKSSIEEKYKNNYKIIYKITYPNGKIYIGQDFTNNYNYFGSIDEELLKRDFSDDDILSFTIIKEVIFREKNITKKSLNLLEKNYILQYNSNNPNVGYNKLPVYSSCKKIDSK, from the coding sequence ATGAATAAGAAGAGTTCAATTGAAGAGAAATATAAGAATAATTACAAAATTATTTATAAAATAACATATCCAAATGGTAAGATATATATTGGGCAAGACTTTACAAATAATTACAATTATTTTGGATCTATTGATGAAGAATTATTAAAAAGAGATTTTTCTGATGATGATATTCTATCTTTTACAATAATAAAAGAAGTTATTTTTCGCGAAAAAAATATTACAAAAAAGAGTTTAAATTTGCTAGAAAAGAATTACATTCTCCAGTATAATTCAAACAATCCTAATGTTGGATATAATAAATTACCAGTATATAGTTCTTGTAAAAAAATAGATAGTAAATAG